Proteins from one Panicum virgatum strain AP13 chromosome 7K, P.virgatum_v5, whole genome shotgun sequence genomic window:
- the LOC120642179 gene encoding E3 ubiquitin-protein ligase PUB23-like: protein MEEEAQVEVPCYFVCPISLHMMRDPVTLPTGMTYDRDGIERWLLTAGTCPLTKQPVPADCDPTPNHTLRRLIQSWGAAHGLVQRVATPPPKPPITDVASLVSRIGGAASNNFTQELLAALRELRGVVASEESQRSCRNDDAACAAVDTLVGVFITASASATTSTSSVAVCDEVLEIISSSDKCLLAARVIMETNTNEAAVDALVSALRRSNTASRAHAALLLRNVTAVMPTSSLASLPEQVFGEVVRLIRDKQQVSRAATTKAALHVLVGTTPWDRNRVKAVDAGAVPALVDMLLDLDGPERRACELALGALGRLCGCAEGRAALVAHGAAVAAVASKALRVSDVATDKAVRVLRSVARHAATAAVVQEMAHTGVPGTLCVVAQSEQYGDRTRERARETLRLHARAWRSSPCLQHKHLHAAAHVVMYPC, encoded by the coding sequence TCACCGCCGGCACCTGCCCGCTCACCAAACAGCCCGTGCCGGCCGACTGCGACCCCACGCCCAACCACACGCTGCGCCGCCTCATCCAGTCCTGGGGCGCGGCCCACGGCCTAGTCCAGCgcgtcgccacgccgccgcccaagccCCCCATCACCGATGTCGCCTCGCTCGTCTCGCggatcggcggcgccgccagtAATAATTTCACGCAAGAGCTCCTCGCCGCTCTGCGCGAGCTCAGGGGCGTGGTGGCGTCCGAGGAGAGCCAACGCAGCTGCAGGAACGACGACGCAGCATGCGCGGCGGTGGACACTTTGGTCGGCGTGTTCATCACCGCATCCGCATCGGCGACGACAAGCACAAGCAGTGTTGCCGTCTGCGATGAGGTGCTCGAGATCATCTCATCATCGGACAAGTGCCTACTAGCAGCTCGTGTCATCATGGAGACCAACACTAACGAGGCGGCGGTCGACGCTCTCGTCTCCGCTCTGCGTCGATCCAACACCGCGTCCAGAGCGCACGCGGCGCTGCTTCTCCGGAACGTGACGGCCGTCATGCCGACGAGCAGCCTGGCGTCCCTACCGGAGCAGGTGTTCGGGGAGGTGGTGCGCTTGATCCGCGACAAGCAGCAGGTATCCAGGGCTGCGACCACCAAGGCAGCCCTGCACGTGCTCGTCGGCACCACACCGTGGGACCGCAACCGCGTCAAGGCGGTGGACGCCGGCGCGGTGCCAGCGCTGGTGGACATGCTCCTGGACCTGGACGGGCCGGAGCGGCGCGCCTGCGAGCTGGCGCTAGGCGCGCTGGGCCGGCTGTGCGGGTGCGCCGAGGGGCGCGCCGCGCTGGTGGCGCAcggcgcggccgtggcggccgtGGCCAGCAAGGCCTTGAGGGTGTCGGACGTGGCCACCGACAAGGCGGTGCGGGTGCTGCGGTCGGTGGCGAGGcacgcggccacggcggcggtggtgcaggAGATGGCGCACACCGGCGTGCCGGGGACGCTGTGCGTGGTGGCGCAGTCGGAGCAGTACGGCGACAGGACGAGGGAGCGGGCGCGGGAGACGCTCCGGCTGCACGCGAGGGCGTGGAGGAGCTCGCCTTGCCTGCAACACAAgcacctccacgccgccgcccatgtaGTCATGTACCCTTGCTGA
- the LOC120642178 gene encoding pentatricopeptide repeat-containing protein At4g13650-like — protein MHDHLAALLRSSHSHPQSVHGAAIKLGCIASIFLCNNILLAYLRHPVPVDARRLFDEMPRRNLVSWSVLISGSARLGALSEAFALFSDMLRGAGRPNWDRPDSFVLGGLAAGCAHARDIAAGAQVHACAVQFGVDEDKSVAAALVDMYAKCGWVDSSWRAFTLAPYRSVVSWTSMIACLVNHGSSEYHDTALVLFKKMLVLKIWPTNVTFSCILKVFDVPELLPVGMQVHGCLLKMGTEVDTALGSALMTMYGRCGGVDEIARLACRIRHDSFSRTSLLGAYARNGYNVEAVGVFREMVKENIAIDQSAMTSLLQVCSSFGQLRMVREVHCYALKTFSKLDTVLLNATITVYSRCGDITGAETIFKLMERKDIISWTALLTCYAQNGLAQEVLMFFRGMLRRGLGSPVFCITGVLRACSTTSNLAAGLQIHSRALKLGIDDDTSVENALVTLYASCGSVQIAWKIFNSMSNRGIISWNALLTSFSQHGNEVAAIQLFDMMQEAGVCPDDFTFAGLLSSCSRMGHVEQGCVYFKQMKEKYNLEPKMVHYTCMVDLFARAGRFCDAINFIDAMPCEPDQIVWEALLASCKVHGNVELGRIAARKILEIRPEDPSPYIILSSIHASVDMWDEKAWNRTVFDAQRARKDMGSSWIDAQELSENIFDVLQVGVT, from the coding sequence ATGCACGACCACCTCGCCGCCCTTCTCCGCAGCAGCCACAGCCACCCGCAGTCCGTCCATGGCGCGGCTATCAAGCTCGGATGCATCGCATCCATCTTCCTCTGCAACAACATCCTCCTCGCCTACCTCCGCCACCCCGTCCCCGTGGACGCCCGCAGGCTGTTCGACGAAATGCCGCGCCGCAACCTCGTGTCCTGGTCTGTCCTCATCTCCGGCTCCGCTCGCCTCGGAGCCCTCTCGGAGGCGTTTGCGCTCTTCTCCGACATGCTCCGCGGTGCGGGGAGGCCAAACTGGGACCGCCCGGACTCGTTCGTGCTGGGGGGGCTTGCAGCTGGGTGCGCCCATGCAAGGGACATTGCTGCGGGCGCGCAGGTGCATGCTTGCGCGGTCCAGTTTGGCGTCGACGAGGACAAGAGCGTCGCGGCAGCATTGGTGGACATGTACGCCAAGTGCGGGTGGGTGGACTCGTCCTGGCGGGCATTCACGTTGGCGCCGTATCGGAGTGTAGTGAGCTGGACGAGCATGATTGCCTGTCTGGTCAACCACGGTTCGTCTGAGTACCATGATACTGCACTTGTGTTGTTCAAGAAAATGTTGGTGTTGAAGATTTGGCCTACCAATGTGACGTTTTCCTGCATCCTCAAGGTGTTTGATGTGCCCGAGTTGCTACCTGTTGGAATGCAAGTTCATGGCTGCTTACTGAAGATGGGGACTGAGGTAGACACTGCTTTAGGGAGTGCCCTGATGACAATGTATGGCAGATGTGGCGGAGTTGATGAGATAGCTAGGTTGGCTTGTCGTATAAGGCATGATTCATTTTCAAGGACTTCCCTGCTCGGAGCATATGCACGGAATGGATACAATGTGGAGGCAGTTGGAGTTTTCAGGGAGATGGTAAAGGAAAATATAGCAATCGACCAATCAGCTATGACTAGTCTGCTGCAGGTTTGTTCATCCTTTGGACAACTGAGAATGGTTAGGGAGGTACATTGCTATGCTCTGAAAACTTTCTCCAAGTTGGATACTGTACTGCTGAATGCTACCATCACTGTTTATAGCAGATGTGGTGATATCACTGGTGCTGAAACCATATTCAAGCTGATGGAAAGAAAGGATATCATATCATGGACGGCATTGTTAACTTGCTATGCTCAAAATGGTCTTGCTCAAGAGGTACTCATGTTCTTTAGGGGGATGCTTCGGAGAGGGCTAGGATCTCCAGTATTTTGCATCACTGGTGTGCTACGGGCCTGCTCTACCACCTCAAATCTTGCTGCTGGATTGCAAATCCATTCAAGGGCTCTGAAGCTAGGTATTGATGATGATACCTCTGTGGAGAATGCACTTGTCACCCTGTATGCCAGTTGTGGAAGTGTTCAGATCGCATGGAAGATATTTAACTCAATGAGTAATAGAGGCATCATCTCGTGGAATGCACTACTCACAAGTTTTTCACAGCATGGCAATGAGGTGGCAGCCATCCAGCTATTTGATATGATGCAAGAGGCTGGGGTCTGCCCGGATGATTTCACTTTTGCTGGCTTGCTATCATCTTGCAGCCGGATGGGCCATGTAGAACAGGGCTGTGTGTActtcaaacaaatgaaggaaaaaTACAACTTGGAGCCCAAGATGGTGCATTATACCTGCATGGTTGATCTATTTGCCCGTGCTGGAAGATTTTGTGATGCAATAAACTTCATTGATGCCATGCCTTGCGAACCAGACCAAATAGTGTGGGAAGCTTTGCTAGCTTCTTGTAAGGTTCATGGTAATGTGGAGTTGGGAAGAATAGCAGCCAGGAAGATTCTAGAAATTAGACCAGAAGATCCTTCACCGTACATTATACTATCAAGCATCCATGCTTCAGTTGACATGTGGGATGAAAAAGCCTGGAACCGCACTGTGTTTGATGCCCAGAGAGCAAGAAAGGACATGGGTAGTAGTTGGATTGATGCACAAGAATTATCTGAGAATATATTTGATGTGTTACAAGTTGGAGTGACATAA
- the LOC120643168 gene encoding uncharacterized protein LOC120643168, protein MEGTRRPAAACCLLLIVLLSGQQQQVAAMTKFCRCYKKCYADCRTTRGPYPCNFECLQDCVNGQPPPPLPADCNDACLVRVCGVMETAGDLF, encoded by the coding sequence ATGGAGGGGACGAGGAGGCCTGCCGCTGCGTGCTGCCTGCTGCTCATCGTCCTGCTGtccgggcagcagcagcaggtggcCGCCATGACCAAGTTCTGCCGCTGCTACAAGAAGTGTTACGCGGACTGCAGGACGACCAGAGGCCCCTACCCTTGCAACTTCGAGTGCCTGCAGGACTGCGTCAacgggcagccgccgccgccacttccGGCCGACTGCAACGACGCCTGCCTCGTACGCGTCTGCGGCGTCATGGAGACTGCAGGTGATCTATTCTGA